Proteins from a genomic interval of Sporolactobacillus sp. Y61:
- a CDS encoding N-6 DNA methylase, which produces MNLSEQLARGAETLDDRMSSEKRLFLVTLYLGSRAIDARQDGGEEQAHAIRKTLKKLVPDLAGQLESSFQDIDFRKITASQLKDGFYKQAIRLRSLSVTPLEINRLIAGMLHEEQVKTIYDGACGFGGSFLDLAVDHPDTAYYGQDVSPEAVALTDMFLTLSGNTHQVARGDAILDPAFFEGTALKKFDAVVIDPPIGMKTAADPQTASHGRFSPLDRKMGKLDFYFLLNAVERSKGKTIIVSGSGPLIRSVASEQKVRRYLLAQLSAVIRLPAGLYPASATATNLLLFDHHKENDHVLMIDAGSFSEGRLRDKKISEDGIQKILSVLKTPKNEDGFSRLVPDQEIVAHDDSWDVDKYLMRTTFLSKHLGEIRWNQDTLRALKTVPLQDLCTLVKGYNLSANNPETGEGAAVLRLNDISDDGRIDFQSIARFAVNRDLSRHRLRHGDIVLVAKGTRQKIAVFDSSETVYLSINLMALRPKQINPYFFKAYLESPLGEYYLSRSQSGTILPVLTAKSLSRLPVPEELITKADQIGESCRRLRSSYYKKLTELQKKYVSERNQLDDAMNQGIWDKA; this is translated from the coding sequence ATGAACCTCAGTGAGCAACTGGCGCGTGGTGCAGAAACACTGGATGACCGGATGTCCAGCGAAAAACGACTGTTTCTGGTGACGCTGTATCTCGGAAGCCGGGCGATCGATGCGCGACAGGACGGCGGGGAGGAACAAGCCCATGCCATCCGAAAAACGTTGAAAAAACTCGTACCGGATCTCGCCGGTCAGCTGGAATCTTCATTTCAGGACATCGATTTCAGAAAAATTACCGCCAGCCAGCTGAAAGACGGATTCTATAAACAGGCGATCCGGCTCCGGAGCCTGTCCGTGACGCCGCTGGAAATCAATCGGCTGATTGCCGGGATGCTTCATGAAGAGCAGGTGAAAACCATTTACGACGGAGCCTGCGGATTTGGCGGCTCGTTCCTCGACCTCGCAGTGGATCATCCGGATACCGCATATTACGGTCAGGATGTCAGTCCGGAAGCCGTCGCACTGACCGACATGTTCCTCACGCTCAGTGGGAACACACATCAGGTGGCACGCGGCGACGCGATCCTCGACCCGGCATTTTTTGAAGGGACGGCCCTGAAAAAGTTCGACGCGGTCGTCATCGATCCGCCAATCGGCATGAAGACGGCGGCTGATCCGCAAACGGCGTCGCATGGGCGCTTTTCTCCGCTTGATCGGAAAATGGGCAAGCTGGACTTCTATTTCCTGCTCAATGCGGTGGAACGAAGTAAAGGAAAGACAATTATCGTCTCCGGCAGCGGGCCGCTGATCCGTTCCGTCGCCTCTGAACAGAAAGTCCGGCGCTATCTGCTTGCTCAGCTGTCCGCCGTCATCCGTCTTCCGGCCGGACTTTATCCAGCGTCGGCGACAGCGACCAATTTACTGCTGTTTGACCACCATAAGGAAAATGATCACGTGCTGATGATCGATGCCGGTTCCTTCAGCGAAGGACGCCTGCGTGATAAGAAAATCTCTGAAGATGGCATTCAGAAGATCCTGTCCGTCCTGAAGACGCCGAAAAACGAAGATGGCTTCAGCCGGCTCGTACCGGATCAGGAGATTGTTGCCCATGACGACTCCTGGGACGTGGACAAGTATCTGATGCGCACTACCTTTCTGTCGAAACACCTGGGTGAAATACGGTGGAACCAGGACACACTCCGCGCGCTGAAGACGGTTCCCCTGCAGGATCTGTGCACGCTGGTGAAAGGGTATAACCTGTCGGCTAACAACCCGGAGACAGGAGAGGGGGCAGCCGTACTTCGGCTTAATGACATCAGCGATGACGGGCGCATTGATTTTCAGTCGATCGCCCGGTTCGCTGTCAACAGGGACCTCAGCCGCCACCGTTTGCGGCACGGCGATATCGTCCTTGTCGCCAAGGGCACCCGGCAGAAGATCGCCGTCTTTGACAGCAGCGAAACTGTCTATCTCTCAATCAATCTGATGGCGCTGCGGCCGAAGCAGATCAATCCCTATTTTTTTAAAGCCTATCTGGAAAGTCCGCTCGGGGAGTATTACCTGTCGCGCAGCCAGTCCGGCACAATCCTGCCCGTACTGACTGCGAAAAGTCTGAGCCGGCTGCCGGTACCGGAAGAGCTGATTACCAAAGCGGATCAGATTGGTGAATCCTGCAGGCGGCTCCGTTCATCCTACTATAAAAAGCTAACTGAGCTTCAGAAAAAATATGTATCAGAGCGGAATCAGCTGGATGACGCGATGAATCAGGGTATTTGGGACAAAGCGTGA
- a CDS encoding DUF2252 family protein, whose protein sequence is MSDPFLGYFHANGRDYYVRQYRDMRESIKLDELSPASFDQYAAGCGFLLARAHAQSPNAAWIRGYTGKSEKFDESLVAWAKAYADQVRADFEQFIKA, encoded by the coding sequence GTGTCCGATCCATTTCTCGGATATTTTCACGCGAACGGCCGGGATTATTATGTTCGTCAGTACAGAGATATGAGAGAATCTATTAAACTGGACGAGCTTTCTCCTGCCTCATTTGATCAATATGCAGCGGGCTGCGGGTTCCTGCTGGCACGGGCACATGCACAGAGCCCGAACGCCGCCTGGATTCGTGGCTATACAGGTAAATCGGAAAAATTTGATGAAAGCCTTGTGGCCTGGGCCAAGGCGTATGCCGATCAGGTGAGAGCGGACTTTGAGCAGTTCATAAAAGCCTGA
- a CDS encoding DUF2252 family protein, whose amino-acid sequence MEDAQRLKQAGKAARQVTPFSDQAKFIPRDRDPVTFIESGNRERLPELLELRKERMSASPFAFYRGTAALMTYDLAAQPLTGKHVVLCGDAHIANFGFYASPERRLIFDLNDFDESAPGPWEWDVKRLVTSVILCGESLGFHDRQIADAAKRSADSYRTGLRRMMKMDALDRFYMSMDDRQIEEILHDASRKIFIEAAQEARNRTSEQVVKKFTETDNGRTRFVENPPIMTHIAPKLMTRIRASFAQYCAHSAPDVALFLAQYTLTDVTRRVVGVGSVGTRSFLLLLTAADGSHLVLQIKEAKHSAISENCPPLPGIRMCVPVRRATGSSPVSRSFRQCPIHFSDIFTRTAGIIMFVSTEI is encoded by the coding sequence ATGGAGGATGCACAACGATTGAAACAGGCTGGAAAAGCGGCCAGGCAGGTTACCCCTTTTTCTGATCAGGCAAAGTTTATTCCCCGCGATCGTGATCCTGTCACCTTTATTGAATCCGGGAATCGGGAGCGACTTCCGGAATTACTGGAGCTGCGAAAAGAACGTATGTCTGCCTCTCCATTTGCTTTTTACCGCGGAACCGCAGCACTGATGACGTATGATCTGGCGGCACAGCCGCTGACCGGAAAGCACGTGGTCTTATGCGGAGATGCACATATCGCCAACTTTGGGTTCTATGCCTCGCCGGAGAGGAGACTGATTTTCGATCTGAATGATTTCGATGAATCGGCACCGGGCCCGTGGGAGTGGGATGTGAAGCGGCTTGTGACGAGCGTGATACTCTGCGGGGAGTCCCTTGGTTTCCATGACAGGCAGATTGCGGATGCGGCGAAACGGAGTGCGGACAGTTATCGTACAGGCCTTCGCCGGATGATGAAGATGGACGCACTGGACCGGTTCTATATGAGCATGGATGACCGGCAAATTGAAGAGATCTTACATGATGCTTCGCGGAAGATTTTTATCGAAGCGGCACAGGAGGCAAGAAACCGGACATCAGAACAGGTCGTTAAAAAATTTACAGAAACAGATAACGGGCGGACCAGATTCGTTGAAAATCCGCCGATCATGACGCACATTGCCCCCAAATTAATGACCCGGATTCGTGCGTCTTTTGCACAATACTGTGCTCATTCGGCTCCGGATGTTGCACTCTTTCTCGCGCAGTATACCCTGACTGATGTAACCCGGCGTGTGGTCGGCGTAGGGAGTGTAGGGACACGGTCATTTCTCCTGCTGCTTACTGCTGCGGATGGCAGTCATCTCGTTCTGCAGATCAAAGAGGCAAAGCACTCCGCCATTTCGGAAAATTGTCCTCCGCTTCCGGGGATCCGGATGTGTGTACCGGTTCGCAGGGCTACCGGGTCGTCGCCTGTCAGCAGATCCTTCAGGCAGTGTCCGATCCATTTCTCGGATATTTTCACGCGAACGGCCGGGATTATTATGTTCGTCAGTACAGAGATATGA
- a CDS encoding tyrosine-protein phosphatase, giving the protein MEEKVMTERLLPLQGVYNFRDMGGMKTRDGRRIRKGIVFRAAELSGLTVKDKGYLKQFHLKYIFDYRDKEEAYMRPDPQIDRERHVRVAVNGEDRSTAHSEWDPEEFYKSFTREKFRQVYASMPVRNPSYRRLMSMLARPEKHLPLVHHCMGGRDRTGVGAMLILMTLDVPVSSIMEDYLYSNQTLTAYHQQMFEEASHYISGVKLRQFEDGFILHEEFLEASMDAITDTYGTFNNYLEKEFGITDRMRSRIKDFCLE; this is encoded by the coding sequence ATGGAAGAAAAAGTGATGACGGAGCGCCTGCTACCGCTGCAGGGCGTTTACAATTTCCGTGATATGGGTGGCATGAAAACGCGCGATGGCAGACGGATCAGAAAGGGCATCGTGTTCCGTGCGGCAGAGCTAAGCGGGCTGACTGTGAAAGATAAAGGGTATCTGAAGCAATTTCATTTGAAATACATTTTTGATTATCGGGACAAAGAAGAAGCGTATATGCGTCCCGATCCGCAGATCGACAGGGAAAGGCATGTACGGGTCGCGGTGAACGGGGAAGACCGTTCAACGGCACACAGTGAATGGGATCCGGAGGAGTTTTACAAATCCTTTACCCGTGAGAAATTCAGGCAGGTGTATGCATCAATGCCTGTCAGAAATCCGTCCTATCGGAGATTGATGAGCATGCTGGCACGTCCGGAGAAACATCTCCCGCTTGTCCATCACTGTATGGGTGGACGGGACCGGACCGGGGTCGGTGCAATGCTGATTCTGATGACGCTGGATGTACCGGTATCATCCATTATGGAGGATTATCTGTACTCTAATCAGACACTTACAGCTTATCATCAGCAGATGTTTGAGGAGGCATCGCACTACATTTCCGGTGTAAAGCTCAGGCAATTTGAAGACGGTTTTATTCTGCATGAAGAATTTCTGGAAGCGTCGATGGATGCGATCACCGATACGTATGGGACATTTAATAACTATCTTGAAAAGGAATTTGGCATTACTGATCGTATGCGCAGCAGAATTAAAGATTTCTGTCTGGAATAA
- a CDS encoding tyrosine-protein phosphatase produces the protein MPSRRILLSGTLNTRDLGGYPAEEGRITRFGRIIRSDAPLMFTADDITLLKQAGVTAAIDFRSKKEIMKKPSAFAQTPGFHYFHCPFVIGNQDPGSKAGVPPLYARIIADFPAMRQIFKIITREKGAVLIHCAAGKDRTGVVSALLLLAAGVPVSDILADYQISYTYLRTRIIEQLKRDPQLPAYFGRSDMEYMEMTLDQFFKTFGDIGKYLTTIGLTGEEKQLLKQKLFLPSAMG, from the coding sequence ATGCCTTCCAGAAGGATATTACTGTCCGGTACGCTCAACACCCGGGACCTCGGCGGGTATCCCGCAGAAGAAGGCCGCATCACCCGGTTCGGGCGGATCATCCGCAGCGATGCCCCACTGATGTTCACGGCTGACGACATCACGCTTCTGAAACAGGCAGGGGTGACCGCCGCGATCGACTTTCGCTCGAAGAAAGAAATCATGAAGAAACCGAGTGCTTTTGCACAAACGCCTGGCTTCCATTATTTTCATTGCCCGTTTGTTATCGGCAATCAGGACCCGGGATCCAAAGCGGGCGTCCCTCCGCTGTACGCCAGAATTATTGCCGACTTTCCGGCCATGCGTCAGATATTCAAAATCATAACCAGGGAAAAAGGGGCGGTTCTGATCCACTGCGCAGCCGGTAAAGACCGAACAGGCGTCGTCTCCGCCCTGCTGCTTCTGGCAGCCGGCGTTCCGGTCAGTGACATTCTTGCAGATTATCAGATTTCCTACACGTATCTCCGTACGCGAATTATTGAACAGCTGAAACGGGATCCGCAACTGCCTGCTTACTTCGGCCGATCAGATATGGAATATATGGAAATGACGCTGGATCAGTTTTTCAAGACCTTCGGCGATATCGGAAAGTATCTGACGACGATCGGGTTAACCGGAGAAGAAAAGCAGCTGCTGAAACAAAAGTTATTCCTGCCGTCTGCAATGGGATAA
- a CDS encoding class I SAM-dependent methyltransferase, which yields MGNTEKFTGKAEVYAQFRPDYPETFVRDLILENHLSPSSVVADIGSGTGILTGQLLNQGLNVIAVEPNAEMRQIAESAFGSNPLFTSVPATAEQTTLKTGSVDLVTVAQAFHWFNPEQFKEECRRILKPDGKVVLIWNSRVPHAPLIRETASVCRKFCPVFHGFSGGTREDPAPFQTFFRNGRFAVRKYDHPLSYSLNAFLGRHLSASYAPKGQKGQPYIDALTQIFQKHQKRGRVRFPNVTCSYSGRV from the coding sequence ATGGGAAATACAGAAAAATTCACTGGAAAAGCTGAGGTCTATGCTCAATTCAGACCAGATTATCCTGAAACTTTTGTCCGGGATCTGATTCTGGAAAACCATCTTTCTCCGTCATCAGTCGTCGCCGACATCGGCTCGGGAACCGGCATTCTGACCGGACAGCTTCTGAACCAGGGGCTGAACGTCATTGCGGTTGAGCCAAACGCAGAGATGCGTCAAATTGCTGAATCGGCCTTTGGCTCAAACCCGCTCTTCACATCCGTTCCGGCCACTGCCGAACAGACAACACTGAAAACCGGATCTGTCGATTTAGTTACCGTTGCACAGGCCTTCCACTGGTTCAATCCGGAACAGTTCAAAGAAGAATGCCGGCGGATACTAAAGCCCGATGGAAAAGTCGTCCTGATCTGGAACAGCCGCGTACCGCACGCCCCTCTGATCAGGGAAACCGCGTCAGTATGCCGGAAATTCTGTCCCGTGTTTCACGGTTTTTCAGGCGGGACCCGTGAAGACCCCGCACCGTTCCAGACCTTTTTCCGCAATGGTCGGTTCGCAGTCAGAAAATATGACCACCCGCTTTCCTACAGTCTGAACGCTTTTCTCGGCCGGCATCTTTCCGCCTCTTACGCGCCGAAAGGGCAGAAAGGGCAGCCTTACATCGACGCGCTTACGCAGATTTTTCAAAAGCATCAGAAGAGAGGCCGGGTCCGTTTCCCCAATGTGACCTGCAGTTACAGCGGCCGGGTCTGA
- a CDS encoding Crp/Fnr family transcriptional regulator, with product MVHLSNDGWLEGLTKEELQAVEEKGTFRSCRPRETVFYDGEKLTAYYLVVDGLISAYHQNSEGKKWVASLFSHGDLFPHVGLLNQARTYPASAETITSGTLFRLSRKAMAEILSTYPSVRAHLEQFLTEKNQELMTRISDSVFGTASGRLAAFLRKLVEKSGVRQADGRYLLKLNMTEQDIAEYIGVTPETVSRILRDLYDKRAAEKAGKGKLIIRPDRL from the coding sequence ATGGTACATCTTTCCAATGACGGATGGCTGGAGGGGTTAACAAAAGAAGAATTGCAGGCTGTCGAAGAAAAAGGCACTTTTCGCTCTTGCCGGCCAAGGGAGACGGTGTTCTATGATGGAGAGAAACTTACAGCTTACTATCTTGTTGTTGACGGATTGATCAGTGCGTATCATCAGAACAGTGAAGGGAAGAAATGGGTAGCCAGCCTGTTTTCTCATGGTGACCTGTTTCCCCATGTGGGTCTCTTGAATCAGGCGCGGACTTACCCTGCGAGTGCGGAAACCATCACGTCCGGGACGCTTTTCCGCCTGTCCCGTAAGGCGATGGCAGAGATACTCAGCACTTACCCTTCTGTTAGGGCGCATCTGGAACAGTTTTTAACGGAGAAAAATCAGGAGCTGATGACCCGTATTTCCGATTCGGTGTTTGGCACAGCGTCCGGACGGCTCGCCGCTTTTCTCAGGAAACTTGTGGAAAAGTCAGGTGTCAGGCAGGCCGACGGACGTTACTTACTGAAACTCAACATGACGGAACAGGATATAGCCGAGTATATCGGTGTGACTCCGGAAACCGTCAGCCGCATCCTGCGGGATCTTTACGATAAACGGGCCGCTGAGAAAGCCGGGAAGGGTAAATTGATCATTCGTCCTGACCGGTTGTAA
- a CDS encoding cupin domain-containing protein — MRVFDFTSRESMKDLLYHDDAQTIIHLSLKEGQEIPEHRHRGADAIVTVIPVKGKVTFSTPGQTETLVPGRVIRLNAHDLHGMKAVQSSDLVVVKWNQTGEASSSQETNQS, encoded by the coding sequence ATGCGTGTTTTTGATTTTACATCCCGTGAATCTATGAAGGACCTGCTTTATCATGATGACGCTCAGACGATTATCCACCTTTCCCTTAAAGAGGGTCAGGAAATTCCCGAACACAGACACAGAGGCGCGGATGCCATTGTGACTGTCATCCCGGTCAAAGGTAAAGTGACTTTTTCCACCCCTGGGCAGACAGAAACTCTGGTTCCCGGACGCGTCATCCGATTAAATGCTCATGACCTGCATGGAATGAAAGCTGTTCAGTCCAGCGACCTTGTCGTTGTGAAATGGAATCAGACCGGCGAGGCGTCGTCTTCACAAGAGACAAACCAGAGCTGA
- a CDS encoding ferredoxin, whose product MSQNEQNIQAHKYTLVAKDTCISCGACQMAAPDIFDEDEDGLAFSVLDDNQGIRPVPEELLMDLDDAYEGCPTESIQISDHPFTSPNKPEHHVSARK is encoded by the coding sequence TTGAGTCAAAATGAGCAAAATATACAGGCACACAAATATACCCTTGTAGCTAAAGATACATGTATTTCCTGCGGAGCCTGCCAGATGGCCGCGCCAGATATCTTTGATGAGGATGAAGACGGACTGGCCTTCTCTGTTCTGGATGATAATCAGGGCATTCGTCCTGTTCCGGAAGAACTCCTGATGGATCTTGATGACGCTTATGAGGGCTGTCCAACCGAATCCATTCAGATTTCAGATCACCCTTTCACCTCGCCCAATAAACCGGAACACCATGTCTCTGCCCGCAAGTGA
- a CDS encoding DUF488 family protein, with product MIQIKRIYEEKAPEDGQRILVDRLWPRGMSKKRAQLDEWMKDIAPSPSLRQFYHQHREDFTAFKSAYERELAEDSEKQQALEELVQRARNGNVTLLYSSKNTATNNAKVLLEFLHAHYDV from the coding sequence ATGATACAAATCAAACGCATTTATGAAGAAAAAGCCCCGGAGGACGGCCAGCGCATTCTGGTGGACAGGCTCTGGCCAAGAGGTATGTCCAAAAAACGGGCACAGCTTGACGAATGGATGAAAGATATCGCTCCCAGCCCGTCGCTTCGTCAGTTCTATCATCAGCACAGGGAAGACTTCACTGCCTTTAAATCGGCCTATGAAAGAGAACTGGCTGAGGATTCGGAAAAACAGCAGGCGCTTGAGGAGCTTGTGCAACGTGCCCGTAACGGGAACGTCACGTTGCTCTATTCTTCAAAAAATACCGCGACCAATAATGCAAAAGTTCTGCTTGAATTTCTGCACGCACATTATGATGTCTGA
- a CDS encoding NAD(P)H-dependent oxidoreductase yields the protein MTHVIGILGAADRHGLTAEMLQAVLDAAGHQGCTVETIFLADEDLRLTDFRKANPAIAQLSHKLHEADCLVLASPTYWGSISGMMKNFLDCMHHELVSFTKKGERRPAGLRGRSYILVTSCFTPTFENCITGATDRTFQAMDVPLAAAGMHRIGEAVCTGTWGMTELPDSKKADCEKLGQRIPEKLKQGGFLLKRYIELFFMLALTVLIVMGIQQGLSALHFLNLSNFWINYAIFVLLAYLLLASILHYVAMRMHKRH from the coding sequence ATGACACATGTGATTGGCATTCTGGGAGCGGCTGACCGGCACGGCCTGACTGCGGAGATGCTTCAGGCCGTTCTGGACGCGGCTGGCCATCAGGGATGTACAGTCGAAACGATTTTTCTTGCAGATGAAGATCTGCGCCTCACCGATTTTCGGAAAGCAAATCCTGCGATCGCGCAGCTGAGTCATAAACTGCACGAAGCTGACTGTCTGGTTCTTGCATCCCCCACATACTGGGGGAGCATCTCCGGAATGATGAAAAACTTTCTTGACTGCATGCATCATGAACTGGTCTCTTTCACTAAGAAGGGAGAACGCCGGCCTGCCGGGCTGCGTGGCCGGAGCTATATCCTGGTCACCTCCTGCTTTACACCCACCTTTGAAAACTGCATCACCGGCGCGACGGACCGTACCTTTCAGGCAATGGATGTCCCTCTTGCCGCTGCGGGCATGCATCGCATCGGTGAAGCCGTCTGTACCGGTACCTGGGGAATGACTGAACTGCCCGACTCGAAGAAAGCAGACTGTGAGAAACTGGGTCAGCGTATCCCGGAAAAATTAAAACAGGGAGGGTTCCTCTTGAAACGCTATATTGAGCTTTTCTTCATGCTTGCTCTGACCGTACTGATTGTTATGGGCATTCAGCAGGGGCTCAGCGCCCTTCACTTTCTCAACCTCAGCAATTTCTGGATCAATTATGCGATATTCGTTCTGCTTGCCTATCTGTTACTGGCATCCATCCTCCACTATGTCGCCATGCGGATGCATAAAAGGCATTAA
- a CDS encoding Crp/Fnr family transcriptional regulator translates to MNVHQCVAVVPLFSQLNEEDRGKIDTLVNSRVYQKGEQVIRPDGEPQLIIVARGAVKIYQLSHSGKEQLLRVAGPGDYEGESALFGVRNDSLFGEALQETVICLLTHRDFESLLLTHPQLSLKLLEINAKKAVSAERQTQFLMMEKVETRVATYLLNLMKSEKSATLHLPMKMKELAAFLGTTSETLSRKFRLLQDEGLISRKGRQVTIVRPQELGAFHIDK, encoded by the coding sequence ATGAACGTCCATCAATGTGTAGCTGTTGTGCCTTTGTTCAGCCAGCTAAATGAAGAGGATCGGGGGAAAATTGATACTCTGGTCAACAGCCGGGTTTACCAAAAAGGGGAGCAGGTGATTCGTCCCGATGGTGAGCCGCAGCTGATTATTGTTGCCCGTGGGGCTGTGAAGATCTATCAGCTGTCCCATTCCGGGAAAGAACAGCTTCTGCGCGTAGCAGGACCAGGCGATTATGAAGGGGAATCCGCCTTATTTGGCGTGAGAAATGACAGCCTTTTTGGTGAGGCACTGCAGGAAACGGTGATCTGTTTATTAACACACAGGGATTTCGAGAGCTTGTTGCTGACCCATCCGCAGCTGAGTCTGAAGCTCCTGGAAATCAATGCAAAAAAAGCCGTTTCTGCCGAACGGCAGACGCAGTTTCTGATGATGGAGAAAGTGGAAACACGAGTAGCGACTTACCTGCTGAATTTAATGAAATCAGAAAAAAGCGCGACGCTCCATTTGCCGATGAAGATGAAGGAACTCGCTGCTTTTCTGGGTACAACTTCAGAAACATTGTCGCGTAAATTCAGACTGCTCCAGGACGAAGGGCTGATCTCCAGGAAAGGACGGCAGGTGACCATCGTCAGACCACAGGAACTGGGAGCCTTTCATATAGATAAATGA
- a CDS encoding alpha/beta fold hydrolase has protein sequence MIYQYNISKPEAVTDETPILITLHGMGTDDHDLAGIVSESPAQFVQINIRGDLRFSSGYTYYLPDFSGQSEQEVITKVLRKIKDSLSDIYEKENLSAKQPVFFLGFSQGAILSLSYSLFYPDCVTGAVILSGRLPEFFKQSDGVRAGKTSFFVAHGQYDPLFSIKIARDTRRYLQQHACNTSYHEYPSAHGVIPQEVADIRTFLHRLNNRF, from the coding sequence GTGATCTATCAATATAACATCAGTAAACCAGAAGCGGTAACAGATGAGACCCCGATTCTGATCACACTCCACGGAATGGGAACAGACGATCATGATCTGGCCGGCATTGTCAGTGAATCGCCCGCTCAGTTCGTTCAGATCAATATCCGGGGTGATCTGCGATTCAGTTCCGGTTATACTTACTATCTTCCTGACTTTTCCGGACAGTCCGAGCAGGAGGTGATTACGAAAGTCCTCCGGAAAATAAAAGACAGTCTGTCCGACATCTATGAGAAAGAGAATCTGTCGGCAAAGCAGCCTGTTTTCTTCCTTGGCTTCAGCCAGGGGGCGATCCTCAGCCTGTCCTACAGCCTGTTTTATCCCGATTGTGTGACCGGGGCAGTGATCCTGAGCGGCCGTCTGCCGGAGTTTTTTAAACAGTCTGATGGGGTCAGGGCAGGCAAAACGTCGTTCTTTGTTGCCCACGGTCAGTATGATCCGCTTTTTTCCATTAAAATAGCCCGGGACACCCGCCGCTATCTGCAACAGCATGCATGTAATACATCGTATCATGAATACCCGTCGGCTCATGGCGTAATTCCTCAGGAAGTTGCGGATATTCGGACCTTTCTCCACAGGTTGAACAACAGGTTCTGA
- a CDS encoding NAD(P)H-dependent oxidoreductase translates to MEKTVDKKQTKKRILDAFHFRHACKLFDASKKISDEDFQFILETGRLSPSSFGLEPWKFVVLQNQQLRDKLAAVSWGAADKLKTASHFVLVLSRLASGLRADSDHVQHILKEVQGLPENISGQATKTIGNFEKSDFALTGDDRVFFEWGCRQAYLAVANMMTAAAEIGIDSCPMEGFPKAKVEQILKDEGIINGDDFGIACMVAFGYRAKEPRPKTRQSMDEVVQWIK, encoded by the coding sequence ATGGAAAAGACAGTCGACAAAAAACAGACAAAGAAAAGAATTCTGGATGCCTTTCACTTCAGACATGCCTGTAAGCTGTTTGACGCATCGAAAAAAATCAGTGACGAGGATTTTCAGTTCATCCTTGAGACTGGGCGCCTTTCGCCGAGCTCTTTTGGCCTCGAGCCGTGGAAATTCGTTGTGTTACAGAATCAGCAGCTGCGTGATAAACTGGCTGCTGTTTCATGGGGCGCTGCCGACAAACTGAAGACAGCCAGTCATTTTGTTCTTGTTCTTTCCAGGCTGGCCAGCGGACTGCGTGCGGATTCAGATCACGTTCAGCATATACTGAAAGAGGTACAGGGACTGCCTGAAAATATCAGTGGACAGGCGACGAAGACGATCGGGAATTTCGAGAAATCGGACTTTGCCCTGACAGGTGATGATCGCGTCTTCTTTGAATGGGGCTGTCGTCAGGCCTACCTGGCCGTAGCGAATATGATGACCGCTGCGGCAGAAATCGGCATTGATTCCTGCCCGATGGAGGGATTCCCTAAAGCAAAGGTCGAACAGATTCTCAAGGATGAGGGCATCATTAACGGAGACGACTTCGGCATTGCCTGCATGGTGGCCTTCGGATACCGTGCGAAGGAACCAAGACCGAAAACCAGACAGTCGATGGATGAAGTCGTGCAGTGGATCAAATGA